Within the Oncorhynchus clarkii lewisi isolate Uvic-CL-2024 chromosome 2, UVic_Ocla_1.0, whole genome shotgun sequence genome, the region tgaTGCATTAGTCAACCCGCTACATTCATACACAGTCAGAAAGCACTTTAGCgggccctggtggcaataaattaatacaaccaaaagcttaccttgacttggaagttccagtgttggatagccatagtcaGCTAGcacccctctctgtttgagctgggtgtttgactaggctaaactagctagttgCATTCAACTAGCTCAGTTAAAGTTCATGTAAAAAAACAAGTACAACCAAatatctctctcttgcttctccttaattttggaagaaattaatttgttcaactaCTATCTCCCTTtgagtgttttaatcaattatttggtgacataaatatatttatatatgaatatatatatatatatttatatatatatatatttggtgacataatatatatatttattgttttgtctaaaatgtttcactatttaaatttttatgaaattcactgaggaggatggttgtcctttcctcctctgaggagcctccactggactACATGGTCCCTAGACTAGTTGACTAATTGGCTGTTCACTACCTACAGAAACGATGTCAGTGGTACTTTTTGTATTCAGTTTGCATAGCTAGCTACATATTATAAAACCCTTAGCTATCACACTTAACAATTTTGTGTATTTTCTGTCCACCTAAAGTAGCTTGTTGTGATGCGGAGAGGAGACCCTGTTCCCCGCGCCTTCCAGGCCCCAGTGGATGTCCATGCTAGTGTAGATGGCCAGGTGTACATGTTCAGGCAAGGCCAGCAGAATGACTCTGCTGGCTCTTCAGAGGAAGAAGAGTTCAATGTGATGGAATTGAGGCCCTGGGGGTGGCAGGAGCTGGAACAGGACAGACGCGGTAGCCTCATGCTGCTGGAGAGGGATGTATTGGTTGGGGACAACCTCAACAAACTTGCTCTGCAATATGGCTGCAAGGTAAGTCCTGCAGCCCTAGTATTTGCTGGCAGCAAACTGTACAGTGTACTGTACAGTGGTGGTGTAAAGTACAAATATTTAAAGAACTACTTTGgtcgtttttggggggtatctgtacttgactatttatatttttgactacttttacttcactacattcctgatgAAAATAAGGTACTTTTTACTCTATaccttttccctgacacccaaaagtactcattacattttgaatgcttagcatgacaggaaaatggtcatattcatgcacttatcaagagaacctccctggtcattcctcctgcctctgatctggtggactcactcaacacacaggcttcgtttgtaaattatgtctgagttttAAAGTGTGccactggctatctgtaaataaaattaaaacaagaaaataatgggttctggtttgcttaataaaaGGAATTGGAAGTGATGTATACTTTACTTTTGATAGTTAAGTATTttcaaaaccaaatacttttactcaagtagtattttaatgggtgactttcacttttacttgagtcattttctatgaaggtatctttacttttactcaagcatggcagttgggtacttttcccaccactgctcTACAGGACACTACGTCAAGCACTGTACATACATGTCTGCATAGGCTACTGATACTGTGTGTTCACATTATGCCAATATTGACACTTGTCTTCCTCTCAACAGGTGGCAGACATAAAGAGAGTGAACAACCTGATTCAGGAACAGGATATATTTGCTTTGAAATCAATCAAAATCCCTGTGAAGAAACACAGCTTATTGACTGAGGCTAACACAGAGCTAAAAGTGCCAGATCCAGGAACCTCAAATTCAGCCACACCACTGCCCCAGCCACAGTGCAAACTTACAGCCAGCTTCCCTGGTAGGCCACATCTACAGGAATACACCGACTACCTCAAGGAAGTGGACCATGACATTGAGAGACTGATCCAAACCACAAATGCACAGGATGAGTTTTTTTTAGAGGCTGCAGAAAGGCCACAAAAGTTGGGCTCCAGAGGCCAGCGCCTGACCAGCTATGGAGCAGACTGGGGCATCCAGTGGTGGAACGCTGTGGTGGCCATGCTCCTGATAGGCATTATCCTGCCTGTCTTTTATGTTGTTTATATCAAAACACAAGATACTGGAGTGCCTGCTGCTGTAGCTACCTCAAACAGCTCAGGGACAGGCCTCAGCACAGATAGCCCTAGGAGCACTTTTAGCAGCCAAGAGAGTGTGTCTCTCAGTCTGAACAAACCTAACACTTAATTGAGGGAAACAATGTCTATGGACTTCATGCTTAACTTTGGTCAACCAATGTTAGCCGTAAGTACAATCACTTTGAATCCCTAAATAATGTTCTGCTTAAAGGTCATCAAAGTATGCTGTGTAACATTTCTTTACACAAGCTTGAAGCTTTTACTTTAGTATGGATTTCTTTGTGTTTTACCACGTATATTGGGCTTCATAGTTTCCGATTTTGTGTGCCTTATTAGATGCCTGACTTATCCAGTCAACTGTTCTTTCTTGTTTGTGCTAATTATTTTTGAACGTATTTTAACACAAGTGGTTGCTTTGTGACATTACAGCTTCAATTGAATATGGATATTCAGTTTCAGACTTTCTTAGACAATCTGAACTAATGgtacaaaatgttttatttttctatGATAAGGATACAATGCCAACAGTGCCATTTACAGAGATGTGTATGAactaacatgtttttattttgtttcaaTGCTTTATTAAGAGCAGTAAATGTCCTTTAAAGGGATAATTGTGGATTTGATCTACTTCCTCAGGGTCAGATGTACTTGTGGATAGCATTTTTATGCATTTGCTTGCAATGTTTTGGTAGTTTTGTGAGTCAATGCTAACCAGCGTTCGCGCAATGCCTGGAAGTCTACTGTTCCCatattgtgctaatgctagttagcaacttccttcaaactgcacgaagatacagtacatacaaatGTTATCCACAAATTCATCGGACTCTGGGGAAATGggtaaagggcctcattgccaaaacccccgaactatccctttaaactaGGAATTAAAACTAAACCTGCATGCATAAAATGTCCGCTTGCAGGTCTGTGAACTAGGCTATGCGGTGTGTTACACTGATGTAGGCCAGGCCTATCAGAAAGCAAAGCAGTCAAAGCTTTTTCAATACTGCTGCCATGGTCCGTTTCAATCAAGTGCTCTTACTCTATGTGCCAATCAGTTAATGTTACTCCTGGAAAAATATAGCCTGATATTCCTATTGCCTTCGATCCAAAACAAACAGTGAGAATAATGTGAATTAATTAATTACTCCGGTCAGTAACAACTTTTATAAGTTAGCATTAGTGTTATTTTCCAAAGTTACATAAGTGTTTTGAGAATGTATGAACCATTCAAGAGGGCTCAAATTATGAATcatttgaaacatgttggtagtCTTTTATCAATCTGACCCTTTTCAGTATTTTCTCCATTACTTTTTAAATTGGTTAACAATTATTATTTGCAAGCATAGCCTACAGTATGTAAGGCACAGGACCAGTGAGCAGTGACACAATGAAACTATTTGTTGCAGGTCGAAGTTTGAACTGTTAGTTGTAACTGagaagtgtgtgtatatgtgtgtgtataatatataacgcaacatgtaaagttttggtcccatgcttcatgagctgaaataaaaaatcccagaaatgttccgtacACACGAAAGCTTatgtctctaaaatgttgtgcacaaatttgtttacatccatgttagtgagcatttctcctttgccaagataatccatccctcTGACAgttgtggtatatcaagaagctgattaaacactgacttgcctagttaaataaaataaataaaaacagcatgatttcacagttgcaccttgtgctgtggacaataaaaggccacactaaaatgtgcagttttgtcacacattgacacagatgtctcaagttgagggagcatgcaattggcatgctgactgcaggaatgtccaccaaagctgttgccagagaattgaatgttcatttctctaccataaaccacctCCATTGACGTTTTGGAGAATTTGTCATTAGTCCAACTGGtctcaaccgcagaccacgtgtaaccatgccagccccgGACCTCCACATCTGCCTTCTTCACTTGCGAGATCGTCTGagaccggacagctgatgaaactgaggagtgattatgtctgtaataaagcccttttgtggggaaaaactaattctgactGGCTCGGCCTGGCTTCCCAGTggttgggcctatgccctcccagacccATCCATTACAGCGCCCAtgcccattcatgtgaaatccaaagattagggcctaatgaatttatttcaattgactgatttcctttaatgaactgtaactcagtaaagttgttgcatgttgcgtttatacatttgttcagtatagtttgtaAAAGGCCAGAAGCAATTTATCTTTCACTACACCATGCTGTTTTTATAGCCCATCagtttaatacatttaaaaagcaggtaataTATTTGAGGTTTTTAAAATGGTCCATACCTTAATGTATTTACTTTATGCCCTATCCTGGCTGAGGTTAACACAAAAGCACAATAGTGCTTCAGTTCTATATGAGTGTTGTATTTCATTCAGTTTGTGTGTGCCGCCTTCAATCCCTGTTAATAGGGAATGGTTGCATTATTCACAGTCAAATGTATTGCCTGTCATGTTTTGCATTGTATTTTTAATACAGGAACAATATTTGGGCTATATTATTGGgcattttgttattgtttatttctccACTATgatcatattttattttaatataaCCATATTTCTAAAGGTAGAAATCATGTACTGTGACTGGATAATCCCTGTCGTTTCTCCTGATTTAACTTTTATCTTCACTAATTCATTGTTTGAAAGAATGAGAGGTTTACCTACATAACACagcccacatggacatttaatCATGTAGATAACATAGGTGGTGGAGCATGTAATAATGTAATTTATGTGGAACCGTTTTCTTGTATGTGGGTGGCAGAAATATTCACACTTCATCATATTGGTGCACTCTGCACAATAGCTACCATTCGGAAGAGGGTGTAAAAGAGCCTGGTTATTTTTCTTTTGTGGCTGGCAGTTGGCATGGACCAATTTATCGTGCACATTTTCTCTCCTATATACAATAAGTGGTGGATTTTTAAATTCAGCTGGCAATGCTGGGTCCGATGATAAAACATGCCAGTGTTTCTTGACATCATCTCCCACTTTGCGCGAGTTCAAAGTATATGTGGTggtgaacattacagtgttctttagctcTAGTGGGTCTTTTTTTGTAGAAGTTCATCTTGTATTTTCCCAAATACAAATTTAAAAGCTTCATTCACACATTGTGGAGAGTAGTGAATTCTTAGAAACCTATTTTCTAGATAGTCCTCTACAGCTatcaactcaatcgctggttgataACTGTTTTCTTTCCCTCCCAAAAGATAgcatttgtagataattggccttTCTGGGACTcgcccacaaacaggaccaagcctggcctactgaggaggggtgctctcattttatctatgaacatagatagagctctaactcctctagctccacaatgagatagggtgcaggccaagcagcaggctgttagccagcctgccagcttagtggagtctgccactagcacagtcagtgtagtcagctcagctatccacgttgagaccgtgtctgtgccttgaAATAGGTTTCGGCAAAActtaacatggcggtgttcgccttagcaatctcactggaataaagacctcctccattcctgtcattattgaaggagattgtgatatctcacatctaaaaatagggctacttaatgttagatccctcacttccaaggcagttatagtcaatgaactaatcactgatcacaatcttgatgtgattggtctgactgaaacatggcttaagcctgatgaatttactgtgtcaaatgaggcctctcctcctggttacactagtaaCCATATCTCGTGTGCATCCCACAaatgcggaggtgttgctaacatttacgataccAAGTGtaaatttacaacaaaaaaaatgactgtgtttttatcttttgagcttctagtcatgaaatcttttcagcctactcaatcactttttttatagctactgtttacaggcctacTGGGCCAGTATACAGTGTTCCTCGCTGAGTTCCCTGATTTCccatcggaccttgtagtcatggcagataatatt harbors:
- the LOC139371869 gene encoding lysM and putative peptidoglycan-binding domain-containing protein 4-like, with protein sequence MRRGDPVPRAFQAPVDVHASVDGQVYMFRQGQQNDSAGSSEEEEFNVMELRPWGWQELEQDRRGSLMLLERDVLVGDNLNKLALQYGCKVADIKRVNNLIQEQDIFALKSIKIPVKKHSLLTEANTELKVPDPGTSNSATPLPQPQCKLTASFPGRPHLQEYTDYLKEVDHDIERLIQTTNAQDEFFLEAAERPQKLGSRGQRLTSYGADWGIQWWNAVVAMLLIGIILPVFYVVYIKTQDTGVPAAVATSNSSGTGLSTDSPRSTFSSQESVSLSLNKPNT